The genomic DNA CCCCCCCCAAACCGCAGTGCTGCACTGTTGGTCCAAGGTGTTCAAGTCCAGGTCTTTCAAACTTCCAGGGGAATGATTAAAAAGATAATCTTTTATGTAATTCAAAGATAGAATTGAGACATGAAAAGCGTCTCGATGGAGGAGGTGGAGCCCAAGCCAAAAATATGGGTATAGAAACATAAAACAATGAAACTGCCTAATGAAAACAGTAGACAGTGTGCAAACAAATTGCATTAGATAGctattgatttaaaaaaaaaaaaggaattaccATGGTACATAAATATCCTCAACAGTTGACAAGAATTGCAAGGCAACAACTCGAAAATAACTAAAAGAAATAGAACAAACCCTGCATTTCATCCTTTGCAGCCTGTCCATCAGCTCTATTCATGAAAGCTACAAATCCACAATTTCTTTGCCGTCTTCGCTCCTCTTCTGTCCTTGGCCACATTATCTTCACACTAGCAATTGGTCCAAATCTTCCAAAAGTTCGAAGGAGAAAGTTTTCATCAACCTAAAGGGGTTAAGATGAAGAAATGAGATGGCATATATTTCTAGGCAAAGAAACAAGATACATAAgagtagagaaaaaaatgtacCTGTGGAGATAAATTTCCTACATAAAGGTTAGTCGTTTGAGGATCTCCATCATCAAATGATCCAGGGAACTTCCCACTAGGATCGAAGTCATCAGGTAGTTCATCAAATCGACTAGATGGCTAGgcattgaagaacaagaattcAATACATTAcagggtaaaaaaaattgacaaagaaaaaataagttgAACTTTCTCATGATGGTATGatgacaaaataataatataatctGCTACTCAGACAAAGTGTATGCATTGTGTAATGGAATatacaaaatagagaaattatATTGCACCATTTGTCAAATTAACTTAGTTAAAGCAGAAGCAGGCACCTTCTCAAGAACCTTATTGTCTGAGTTAGAACAAAAGGCTAGAGCGATgccaaaaataaattgaaactaGCAGATAATTTGCCCCTGCTATCTTAGAGagattaaaaagatattatacTCGGTGCTGAAAGCACATACTGTTGAATTTTCTCCATGGCGTCCTTCTCGCCAATGTTCGCGatcttgatttcttctttccctCATCTCTTGCTCGTGCCTCAGCTCCTCCATAAAATGATCGATGTTCCTagactttcctttttctttctcctttggCTTGTCCAGCTCCTAAAA from Cucurbita pepo subsp. pepo cultivar mu-cu-16 unplaced genomic scaffold, ASM280686v2 Cp4.1_scaffold000824, whole genome shotgun sequence includes the following:
- the LOC111785909 gene encoding protein RRC1-like, with the protein product MSSFSITRKKTPFQKHREEEEAKKKREEDETARLYAEFVESFQGDNAPGSKTFVRGGTINPNEKLKSESEGEKSKDGVSVPKKGSRYVPSFIPPPLASKGKESDKKELDKPKEKEKGKSRNIDHFMEELRHEQEMRERRNQDREHWREGRHGENSTPSSRFDELPDDFDPSGKFPGSFDDGDPQTTNLYVGNLSPQVDENFLLRTFGRFGPIASVKIMWPRTEEERRRQRNCGFVAFMNRADGQAAKDEMQGLFYFF